One part of the [Synechococcus] sp. NIES-970 genome encodes these proteins:
- a CDS encoding hypothetical protein (conserved hypothetical protein), whose protein sequence is MSSKLPLLVLITLLGGLGIIWLQNSQPLSLVLFNQALPLALPLGIWLIAAVLLGLLLSLILQLLLRGGNPSVRGDRPNPRLERLKQRPPREPDRRTGRSDWERSRANYDWTDKELEAQDEESWDIESPPSQPTRPKAPPPASSAEPEIRPQPKPQRPRPTPPVTPAPSSTPSPAPKQQPKAADSGAVYDADYRILTPPYDPDATDPGGVDPNEDEEWI, encoded by the coding sequence ATGAGTTCAAAATTACCATTATTGGTTTTGATTACCCTCTTGGGGGGACTGGGGATCATCTGGCTACAAAACAGTCAGCCTCTGAGTTTGGTGTTGTTTAACCAGGCATTGCCCCTCGCCTTACCCCTGGGGATCTGGTTAATCGCCGCAGTGTTACTTGGACTACTGCTGAGTTTGATTTTGCAACTGTTGCTCCGGGGAGGCAATCCCAGTGTCAGAGGTGATCGCCCCAATCCCCGCCTCGAACGCCTCAAGCAACGTCCCCCCCGGGAGCCAGACCGCCGCACTGGCCGCTCTGATTGGGAGCGGAGTCGCGCTAACTATGATTGGACGGACAAAGAACTAGAGGCCCAGGATGAAGAAAGCTGGGATATCGAATCTCCCCCTAGCCAGCCGACCCGACCAAAGGCGCCCCCCCCAGCCAGCTCAGCCGAGCCAGAAATCCGTCCCCAGCCGAAACCCCAACGCCCCCGACCGACACCTCCTGTGACCCCTGCGCCCAGCTCGACACCAAGTCCTGCACCCAAGCAGCAGCCCAAGGCGGCAGATTCGGGAGCAGTTTATGATGCGGACTACCGGATTTTAACGCCTCCCTATGACCCCGACGCCACAGATCCCGGTGGGGTTGATCCAAATGAAGACGAAGAATGGATTTAG
- a CDS encoding hypothetical protein (conserved hypothetical protein), with the protein MSLPPDQTAATKQKKQKFWQKIILFIGAGSFAATAMVPVIGGIVESMNQSATTEIGQADQEAQLKEQEAGLVAVLEREPDNVNALQGLVQVRLALGDLEGARPHLARLVELYPEEQVLQDLLAQVDENLGRTETSPTTNTTDAP; encoded by the coding sequence ATGTCTCTTCCTCCCGATCAAACTGCGGCTACGAAGCAAAAGAAACAAAAGTTTTGGCAGAAAATCATCCTTTTCATTGGTGCTGGTTCCTTTGCTGCTACGGCGATGGTGCCTGTGATTGGGGGCATTGTCGAAAGTATGAACCAGTCGGCAACAACCGAGATCGGGCAAGCCGACCAGGAAGCCCAGTTAAAGGAACAGGAAGCGGGCTTGGTTGCTGTCCTAGAACGGGAACCAGATAACGTAAATGCGTTGCAGGGACTGGTACAGGTGCGCCTAGCCCTGGGAGATTTAGAAGGGGCTCGCCCCCATCTGGCTCGATTGGTAGAGCTTTACCCAGAAGAACAGGTGCTACAGGATCTTTTGGCCCAGGTGGATGAAAATTTAGGCCGGACGGAGACGTCTCCTACCACCAATACCACGGACGCGCCCTAG
- a CDS encoding hypothetical protein (conserved hypothetical protein), translating to MRKKQCFGFLGSILAITWPLPSLAQPLSPDQLDLSPEIFEQSPVLQRWSQEIPDVRQNIRHEPSFRTRWRLGYVQFPSNGQQGGLGLGVEDLFLTETLPLTLSAEGHTSFNGDRSQVAARANYYLLPLGSRFNIAPTLGYQSFSGEDYRRAGLEVGAKMQLSLSRSGASTLSLSQQFVNLGTAEEMGVTTLGAGYAFSRQWRAATEIQKHNSTAAKESKVGFFLEWMP from the coding sequence TTGAGAAAGAAACAGTGTTTTGGTTTTTTGGGTAGTATTTTGGCGATTACCTGGCCTCTGCCCAGCCTAGCCCAGCCCCTCAGCCCTGATCAGCTGGATTTATCCCCAGAAATTTTTGAACAGAGTCCGGTGCTCCAGCGCTGGAGCCAGGAAATCCCGGATGTGCGCCAAAATATCCGCCACGAGCCAAGTTTTCGCACCCGTTGGCGGTTGGGCTATGTCCAATTTCCGAGTAATGGTCAACAGGGGGGACTGGGCCTTGGGGTCGAGGATCTGTTTCTCACAGAAACGTTGCCCCTCACCCTCAGCGCTGAAGGTCACACCAGTTTTAATGGCGATCGCTCCCAAGTCGCCGCCCGCGCCAACTATTATCTATTGCCCCTCGGCAGCCGTTTTAACATCGCCCCGACCCTGGGTTACCAAAGCTTTTCGGGAGAAGATTACCGCCGCGCAGGGCTAGAAGTGGGGGCAAAAATGCAGTTGAGCCTTTCCCGTTCCGGTGCTTCGACTCTGAGCCTTAGTCAACAGTTTGTCAACCTCGGAACAGCAGAAGAAATGGGGGTCACTACCCTTGGTGCTGGTTATGCTTTTTCTCGGCAATGGCGCGCAGCTACGGAAATCCAAAAGCATAATTCCACCGCGGCGAAGGAAAGTAAGGTGGGATTTTTCTTGGAGTGGATGCCCTAG
- a CDS encoding hypothetical protein (conserved hypothetical protein) has translation MDISPELLAAIALLKEKSCASTPVIESAAEREALRHNLRLACQAADWENIGICADDVAEAVTTLEQYLKGLGYGAPENIDTTAWGDRPIYLKFNTQTMNHYFDEYVGDYRGVLVALQSPEFEIEGIYGHFPLDLFAE, from the coding sequence ATGGATATTTCCCCTGAATTGCTGGCGGCGATCGCCCTCTTAAAAGAAAAAAGTTGTGCAAGCACCCCTGTTATTGAGTCCGCAGCAGAGCGAGAAGCCCTCCGTCACAATTTACGTTTGGCTTGCCAGGCGGCAGATTGGGAAAATATTGGCATCTGCGCCGATGATGTGGCAGAAGCAGTGACGACCCTAGAGCAATATCTCAAGGGCCTTGGCTATGGTGCGCCAGAAAATATCGACACCACCGCCTGGGGCGATCGCCCGATTTACCTAAAATTTAATACCCAGACGATGAACCATTATTTCGATGAATATGTGGGGGACTACCGGGGAGTGCTGGTGGCGCTCCAGTCTCCCGAATTCGAAATAGAAGGGATTTATGGCCATTTTCCTCTAGATTTGTTTGCAGAATGA